Within the Chromobacterium paludis genome, the region AGTGTCTTATTGAATAATGTAAGAGCTGCCGAATTGACGCAAATGGGCATCCCAGCCATTTAGTAGAACGGACAAGCTGCTATAGTTATCCGCCTGAGTTTTAATATTCTTATTGAATACACCGCTAAGCTTGGTTGGATTTTCTGGGTCGCGCACCATATTTTTCAGTCCGATGCTTTCTATGCGGAAGGGCGATAATTTGTTCATCATTATATTTGCAAATTCAAAATACAAATCTGCAGTTTGGATCCAGCTCAAGGAGAGATCGCTATTCGCTGTCGCATTGATTAATTTATCGATGCTGGGCTGATCCAGCATGGGGAATGAGTCGGCTTTCAAATCACCGGATGCGAAGACTGGTTGGTAAAGCGCGATGTCTTTGGCTGCTGGCTGAGTAAAATCGGCTTGACTATATAGCCTGATCTGCGCCTGGCCATCGTGTATTGCCTGATTTATCTTATGGGCAACATCGTCAGGGAAGCGATATCGAGAGTTGCAAATAGGGCCAAGGCTATACTGTTGATCTGTGGCGGTGAGCGTGATGCCGCAAGCCGAGTTTGCAGTCAAAGACAGTATGGGTTGACCATATGCCAGCATCTGGGCGCTGCGTACTAGTTTGGCATTTTGCCCAATCGGGCTTTGCGCAATGATTAATTCGAAGGTGGTGTCGATAACGGTTTTATCTTGGCCCGTGGCTCGATCAATTTTATGGTTGGCGAATGCAGTTGATGCAATATTCATCGCCACGGGATAGCCGTTGCCGGCAATTTTCCACTTGCTATCTTCGTAATTGACGATGTAACTCGCCCATTGACTACCGTCGTCAAGCCCCAGCGCGATTTCGCAGCGATTAGCATCCTCGCAGCGTATCAGGCGAGGAAGGGAGAAGTGTTGGCCTGGCATTGCAAAGAAGAATTGAGCCAAGTACTGCGTCGCATTCATGCCCGAGTTGTTGAAGTTTTTGCTGAGTAGGGCGGCGTATCGTTCTTTCGCTCCGTCCGCGGTTTTGTATACGTCTGTCAGCTGTTGTGCCAAAGCATCCAGACTGGCTAGGTCGGGTGCGCCACCATCGGGAATTTTCAGCGAAACTGGAGCTTGTTGACGGTTGATTTCAACCGAGCCTCCACCAAGTTTGCTTTTCAGTGTCAGGCTGCCAGATTGTGTCCCAGCGCTGATGTCCACCAACTCCAATAATTTGTCATGGCCAGTTTTATTTGGCGTGAAAGCGGTCGAAATCCAATCAGCCTTGTCATCTAGTGAAATGGCTTGGCTAAGCGGAGCCAGCGCGGTTTTGAGATTGGCCTGACTTTGTTGCAGCGCATTGGCAGTGAGCTTCTTGGCACAGTCTGCCGCTTGGGCGAAGCATTGGCTTGCATCTCCGTCGCTAGCCAGCGTTGTTATGGCATTGGTCAGCGGAGTGATATTGACTATGCCGCTGCGGATTGCGACAGAATGTATTTTCTGGGGAGCGCCATTCGCCATGCCGCTGGCCTCCAGCAGCAGAGGCATCGTCGCATTGCTCACTTCAATATTGCGGAAGGAACCATTGGCATCTACTTGGAAGGTT harbors:
- a CDS encoding carboxypeptidase-like regulatory domain-containing protein, which encodes MKNYLAPIALAFALPLSGCGSGSGDNTASNPPIAAHDSTIQNISGTVAVGAPLANAQVTVKSAQGLVIKTFQVDANGSFRNIEVSNATMPLLLEASGMANGAPQKIHSVAIRSGIVNITPLTNAITTLASDGDASQCFAQAADCAKKLTANALQQSQANLKTALAPLSQAISLDDKADWISTAFTPNKTGHDKLLELVDISAGTQSGSLTLKSKLGGGSVEINRQQAPVSLKIPDGGAPDLASLDALAQQLTDVYKTADGAKERYAALLSKNFNNSGMNATQYLAQFFFAMPGQHFSLPRLIRCEDANRCEIALGLDDGSQWASYIVNYEDSKWKIAGNGYPVAMNIASTAFANHKIDRATGQDKTVIDTTFELIIAQSPIGQNAKLVRSAQMLAYGQPILSLTANSACGITLTATDQQYSLGPICNSRYRFPDDVAHKINQAIHDGQAQIRLYSQADFTQPAAKDIALYQPVFASGDLKADSFPMLDQPSIDKLINATANSDLSLSWIQTADLYFEFANIMMNKLSPFRIESIGLKNMVRDPENPTKLSGVFNKNIKTQADNYSSLSVLLNGWDAHLRQFGSSYIIQ